TGATTGAATTAGTGGCGGCGGGATTGACCAATCAAGAAATTGCCGTGGAACTGGACATCAGCAAACGTACCGTTGACAACCACATCAGCAATATTCTCACCAAAACTAAAACCGATAATCGGGTTGCCCTTGTCCGCTGGGCCTTGCAATGGGGGAAGGTTTGTTTAGATCATGTTAACTGTTGTCCATTGCCCACCCGCTCCCCTCTTGTGAATGAATCCCAGGCCTAGGATTGGGGATTGTTCCTGAAGATTAGGACTGAGCGGCGGGGGGCAAGGTTTGGTGAAATTGGCATGGTTGTTAGCCCCTCAACTCCCTTAAGCTGTCCCCAACTCCCCCTAGCGGTCTATCGGGAAGTCCAAGCCCATCTCCAACAATTACCCGGAGTTACGGTCGAGCTTTTACCCCCCTTGCCCGGCCCCTTTGATTACCTGGCCAGTCAAATTGGTGGCATCCAAATTCACGCCCCAGAGAGTTTATCGGCTGCGGATGCCCAATATGTCCAAAACATCCTCGACTATTACGCCCAACAGTTCGGGGCCTGGCAACCCTATGGAGAAAGCTAGTTATGCCCAAGGTAGTGGCCTTTTTAGGCAATGACATTGAACCCACCGCCTATGCAATCGCCCAAGGCCATGCCCAGGCCGGCCAAAAGACTTTAATCCTTGTGCCCACCCCTGGCATCCGGTTCAAATATCTTTGTGGCAGTGAGTTTACGCAGGAACCAACACCTCTGACCCAAAACCTAGATATTGTCGAACTGCGGGCCATTCATAGCTTGGGGGGGGCCTGGGACGAGTTGCGGAAATTGATTCGAGATTATGTCCCCGCTGATGTCCTCGGCAGTGAGGTCTATGCCGGAGAATTGATGGTCTTACCGGGAATGGATTTATTTCTCACCCTCAATGCCCTCCGTCAGCACTATCAGAGTGGTGCTTACGATGTCCTCGTTTATGCCGGAGCTGATCCAACCACGACGCTGCGATTTATTGGCTTGCCCCATGCCGTGGCCTGGTACTATCGGCGCTTTGGTGGCATTTTAGAAGACCTAGACCCCGTGAAAATTGCCAATGCCATGGGGGGGCCAATTGCAACTGCCCTGTTAGCGGCCAACTTTGATCCTCAAAAATTTTCTACGGCCCTCAGTCAAGGTAAAGAATGGGTCGCAAAAGGCTTAAGGGCTGTCGCAGATCCTCAACAATTGCAGGTTTATTTAGTCACCACCCCGGATCCCATTGCCATTAAACAGGTTCAGTGGTTGTGGGGAGCCAGTCAACAAGTTCAAGTCCCAATTGCCCAAGTCTTGGTGCCAATGATTAACCCGGCGGCAATTGAGGACATAACGGCTGCCTTTAGCCCCCTGGCTGTCCAAGGTTTAAGGGGTAATGACCGGGGCCTGGTTGATGTGGCTAGCCTGCCCAATTTAGACACCCCCCTCAAGGCTCCCCCCTGCCAAGACATTGATGTTAGCCAGCGACAAATTAAGGTCTTTTTACCTGGCCTGGCAAAACAAGACGTGAAACTGACCCAATTTAACGGTGAAATTACCATTGAAGCAGCGGATCAGCGCCGACATATACAACTCCCCCCCGAGTTACAAAATCAGCCTGTCACCGCTGGTAAGTTTGAAGCTCCCTATTTAGTAATCAGCTTTTAAGTCCTTTAACTCAGGATCGTGGCTGGTAGCGTTGGAGTGTCTCCCAAGTGCGACCTAATGCTTCGGGGGTGACGGAAATACCATCAATGCCCAACCCTACCAGCCATTCCACCCAATCGGGATAGACACTGGCTGCTTCCCCGCACAAACTACAGGCCAGGCCAAGTCGTTGCGCCGTCTGAATCAGTTGGCCAATGGCGGCTTTGACGGCCGGATGATTCTCATTCAACTGCTGGCCGAGGTGGGAATGCTCCCGATCTACCCCCAACATTAATTGGGTCAAGTCATTACTACCAATGGAAATCCCCTTCACCCCCAGGCCGGCTAAATCTGTCAACATAAACAAAATTCCTGGCACTTCCGCCATCACCCACAGCTCAAAATCTGGAACACGGGAGATTCCGGCTAAATTCAGTTGTTCCTGACAAAAGGCGACTTCTTCACAACTGCGGACGAAAGGTAAGACAAAGCGCATTGGGCTGGGATGCCGCTGGTGAATTTGTTTTAGGGTCGCCAGTTCCAGTTGGAATAATTCCGGGTACAAACAACTGCGGGCCACACCCCGTAACCCCAAAACTGGATTTTCTTCATCCGGTTCATATTGGTTGCCCCCGACTAACCCCCGTAGTTCATGGGAGCGTAAATCTAGGGAACGATAAAAAATTGGCCGGGGGGCAAAGGCCGCAAAGAAGGGTTCTAAGCCCTGCCTAAACCGAGCTTGAAGTTGGGCCTGGCGATTTTCTCTAAACCAGAGAGTGGGATGTTGTCCGCCCAAACGTTCCAAAAAAATGTTTTCTGAGCGCAATAGGCCAACCCCGGCGATGGGCAGCTTGGGTAACTGTTCTAGGGCCTGGGCCTGGCTGAGGTTGACATAGAGTTGCGTCCGAAGGGCTGGCCTGGGGGTAGGCGGCGGTGGGCCGGGAGGTGGGGCAAAACGGACTGGCGGCCTGAGTTGGAGAACCGGCGTTATTTCCGTGACATGGGCAACATGACCCGTTTGACCATCAAGGTATAAAACATCCCCATTGCGAATGTTCCGAGTCGCGTCCAAGACCCCAATCACCGCTGGTAGCCCCAATTCTCGTGCCAAAATTGCCCCATGAGATGCCAGGCCGCCCCGTTCACAGACCAGGCCCGCCGCCCCCCGCAACCTCGGCAACCATTCTGGATTAACGTTGACAACAACCCAAATAAATCCCGACTGCTGACTACTAAAATCAGGAGCGGCCATGGATTCTGTGATCACGAGGGCTGGGCCTAAGGCTTGGCCAGGTGTGGCGATGATCCCAGTGGCTAAGGGTTTGAGGTGGAGTTGGTGGGAGTTTGGCGGATGTTCGGGTAACTGGTCACTCACGCGGCTAATCTGGGCCAGGCCGGGTTCTGTCGGAATCTGCCAACCGTAGCACAATGGTTTTGGTTGAATTGATAGGGGAAGGGTACTGAGGAGTTGGGTCAGGTTTTCTAGGTGGTCATCTCTCAAGATCATGCCCTGGTCTATGGTTGCCGGGAGGGGTATGAGGGTGACTCCCAGGCCTGGGGTGAGGGTGTTGGCATGATCTTTTTGGCCCAGGTGAGTCTGGCGGAGTTTGAAGGTAGTGGCCTCCAAGTCATAGCGGTCAGGGGTCATGGTCGTCTCGCCATCGGCCAATTCAGAAACAGCCGTGATGTGCCAGACCCCAGCAGCAAAGGTGGCGCAACCTGTGGCAATACAAGGGACAACCGACTGAATTAACACCTCCAGGCCCAGGTCAAGGGGATTAATCTGCCGTTGCTGCCATTGGATGAGCGCGCGGGCCTGGAACAGTTGGCCAAAGAGTTGCCCAAGGCCAGGGGATAGTTGACTCACTTCGACCACCAATCCCGGCCAAAAATCAGGGGGAAACTGTTGCTCAGGACTGGGGTGGCTGAGATAGGGAATCAGGCGTAAATAGCCACAGTCCCAGGCCTGGATCACCTGTATTAACGGCTCTAACTCAGCAATTGGGAATTCTGGCAATCGAGTTTGTAACTGTTGGGCGGCCTGTTGCCAAGAAAAATCAGTCGATTGATCCCTGATAGTGGCTTGCAAATTAGTCCAGGGCTTCCTGAGATTGGCTCGGTAAACCTCCCAGGCCCCGTTGAGTAAAATCGCACTGGCCGCCAATTTCACCCGATGCTGCTCAAGATGGAAGAGATGTTGTAACTGCGGATTCAGGAGGATTTGCCCCGCCGCGCCTTGGTTCAGGCAATCCTGACATTGAGCCTCACTCCTGACCAGGCCGGGGGCCAAACATTGACAATCTTGATCGAGTTGCAAAAATGCGATTGTCACAGGCCCTAACTCAGAGTCGCCACAACAAGAGATTTTAAATCCCGACACAGATCACAATGCCGCTGGGATTTCCACCGGAACTGTCACATCCCCCCCAGGTTTACCTCCCCCTGATCCGCCCTGTTGCCGTCGCCGCAGACTGACCACATCTGTAATTTTCTTAATTTGGGTAAAGGTCTGGTCTAATTGATTCGCATCAGTGACATCAATCGTTAAATCAATAATAGCGGTTTGTCCCGGAAAGGTTTTGACTTGGGCATTACTGACATTAATACGATTATCGGTCAATCTGATTAAAATATCCTTCAGGATACCGACTCGGTCAATCACTTCAATCTGGACATCCACCGCATAAGTTGGGGGGCGATTGCTTTTAGCCTGTGGATTCCAACGCACCGGAATCAGCCGTTCACCGGGAATACTTTCCGCATTGGCACAGCCCTGGCGATGAATCGAAATTCCCCGACTCCCCAACGTGACAATCCCAATAATTGGCTCTCCAGGGACAGGACTACAGCAACCTGCCAAGTGATAAACCAGACCCTCAATACCCAGGATTGGGGATTCACTAGCCCGTCCAGAAGGAGGTGGGATGACTTTCGGGCTACTATGGGTCAGATTGATTAGCGCTTGGGCATCGGGTTCAACGGCCTTAGCGGTTTCTCGCAGCCGATTAACGATTAGACTGAGGGTAATTTCCCCATAACCTAAAGCCGCCAAGAGATCATCCACGGCCTGGTAGTTACAGCGTTCGGCCACCGCTTGCATCCGGGCCGATTTTAAGAGTGCATCCAGGCCCGACTTACCCAATTCATTCACCAGTAATTCTCGACCCCGTTGGATATTTTCCTCACGATGGGAGCGTTTGTACCATTGGCGAATGCGGTTGCGGGCTGTTTCCGTCACCACGAAATTTAACCAATCTAAACTGGGATGGGCATTTTTCTGGGTGATGATATCAACAATATCCCCATTGCGGAGAATCGTATCGAGGGGGACGATGCGTTGATTGATTCTGGCCCCAGCGCAATGATTCCCGACTTCCGTATGAATGTGGTAAGCAAAATCTACCGGAGTTGCCCCTTGATGGAGGGATTTCACATCGCCTTGGGGAGTAAAGACATAAACTTCATTGTCAAACAGATCATCTCGAACACTGTTGAGGTATTCCTGGGCATCTTTCAGATCGTTTTGCCAATCTAACAATTGCCGCAGCCAGGTAAATTTTTCATCACGGGCATTCCACTTATTGGGCTGTGAACCACCGGTTTCCTTGTATTTCCAGTGGGCTGCAATCCCGTTTTCAGCCACGGCGTGCATCTCTGTGGTGCGAATTTGGACTTCTAAGGGCTGTCCCCCCAGGCCGATGACCACCGTATGCAGCGATTGGTATTGATTTGGCTTTGGCAAGCTAATGTAATCCTTGAACCGGCCAGGCATGGAGCGAAAACAATCATGGACAACAGCTAAGGCCCGATAGCATTCGTCCTTGTTGGCGACTAAGACCCGAATACCTGCCACATCATAGATTTCATGGAACTCCTTTTGTTGCCGCCGCATTTTTTGATGAATACTATAGAGATGCTTCGGTCGCCCGGAAATTTCCAAATGTTCAAAGCCTAAGGTTCCCATTCGCTCTTGGAGTAGATTTAAAGCCTCCTGTAATTGGGCTTCCCGAATGGCCCGTTTATCAGCCACCAACTCCTGCATTTTTCGATAGGCTTCCGGCTCTAAATACTTGAAAGACAAATCTTCTAGTTCCCATTTAAACCGCCAAATTCCCAGCCGATTTGCTAAGGGCGCGTAAATATCCTTGGTTTCTTGGGCAATCCGAATTTGCTTTTCCGGCTTGAGATATTCTAATGTCCGCATATTATGGAGCCGATCCGCCAATTTGACGATGATCACCCGAATATCTTGGGCCATAGCCAAAAATAAATGGCGAAAGGTCTCGGCCTGGCGTTCCGTCTTGCTGGAAAAGTCAAAGTTAGACAGCTTGGTCACCCCTTCGACCAGGTAGCGAACTTCCGGGCCAAATTGAACCTCTAGCTCCTCCCCCGTGACCACCGTATCCTCAATCACATCATGTAAAAATCCGGCCGCAATTAAGGCTGCTCCACCCCCTAAATCTCGCAATAACCCCGCCACCGCCACGGGATGAGCAATGTAGGGTTCCCCGGAGGCCCGTTTTTGATCGGTGTGCAGATCGTAAGCAAAAGTAAAAGCTCGACAGATTAAAGATTGCCCATCATCGGCATTGGGTTCCAGTAAACACGCTTGTAACCAATCAGGAACCAATATATCTGTGGGGACAGGGGGTGCCAATGCATTCATAGGAACTTGAGCAGGCCTGGGGTCATGTCATCTCATTGTATATAAATCTTACAATCTTGTATAGACTGATACACAAGCAATTCCAGACAGAGTACACTCCAAAAGGCATTGCGATGATGTCACTATATCTGGGGTTAAACAAGAGTGCCTTAACAATCGTTACTCGATAATTACAGCAGAGATTTCAATGGGTTAAGAATGCGCCAATCACACAGACGATTTTTAAAATGATGGGAATCAGGTAGGCATCGCCAGGCAAGCTCGTTTTGTTGATTCGATATTGCTATCTGGGGCTGCACAGTTGGTAATCGCGACTTGCTAATCGTTAGAAACGATACATTTGAGCTATGTATCCAGCAGATTAAGCGTCAGGAAACATGAGTCCAAGAAACCAATAAACTATAATTTTTCTAAATCCGCATTGGAACCCAACTAATTTTTATGCTGCCAGGCCCCATCCTCACCCACTTACAGGTCTTGCCAGCAGCAGCATTTATGGCCCAGACCGCTGATCTCAACTTAGCCCAGCCCCATCTGATCACCAATTTATTGGCGGGCGAAACATTACTGGAACTGGCCGACTTACTCCTGAGCCTCTATGCCCCGGACTATCCCATTACCTTGATCTTTTCTGAACAAACCAGCCAAACTCTCCCCCTCAAGATTTGGCTTCAGCAAGCAGACAGTCCCGCTCCCAGTCAAATTTACCTCCCCCCCCAACCCACCCCTCCCTTGAGCGCGATCCAGGCCCTAGTGAACGTTGTGGCGCAACTGCGACACCCTGAAACCGGTTGCCCTTGGGATTTGGCCCAAACGCCGGAAACTCTCACCCCCTATGTGATTGAAGAAGCCTATGAAGTGGTTGCCGCAATTCAGGATCAGAACCCCCAGGCCATTGCTGAGGAACTAGGGGATTTACTTTTGCAAGTGATTCTCCAGGCCCAAATTGCCCAAGAGTCCGCTCAGTTCACACTTGCCGATGTAGCCACTCGGATTACCGAAAAACTGATTCGCCGCCACCCCCATGTTTTTGCTGACGTTGAGTTAAGGACTCCTGAAGAGGTGCATCTCCAGTGGGAAACCATTAAAGCCCAAGAAAAAGGATATGATGGTGAACCCCCGCTGAGCCAAAAACTGGATCGCTATGCCCGGACCTTACCCCCCCTACAGGCCGGGATCAAAATTGCTGAAAAAGCCACCGCGGCTGGATTTGATTGGCCGGATATTGCCGGAGTTTGGGAAAAATTTTATGAGGAGTTGGCTGAGTTTCAGGAAAGTTTATTACAGGGAGGCCTGGCGGAGCAGGAGTCGGAGCTAGGGGATTTGCTGTTTACGGTGATTTGTTTGGCTCAAAAGAGTGAGTTGGATCCGATCAAGGCTTTACAGGGAACCCATCGCCGCTTTATTCAACGCCTCGAAAAAATGGAAGCAGCCATTGACCGCCCCCTTTCGGACTATAGCCTGGCTGAACTAGAAACCTTCTGGCAACAGGCCAAAAAAGCCCTCCGTGACCAGGCCCAGATTCCATCCCCAGACATCCCTGCCCCAGGCCCAGAACCGACTTCCCCTGAAGTGACTCCAGAATTAGGCGAATCCTAGGGGGGCCTGGTTTTCGGCAGAAACGTCTAAAGATAGTCACACTCTAAGGTGTCATGGGTAGCCCGACCCGTTACAGGATTCACCCCTTTGGCAACACTACACAGCATTTTCCGGGCATCTGGCCGTAAATCCACATCCGTAAAGTCTGCCCCGTCAATAATTGCCCCATCAAAAATTGTATTAAAGGCAAATGCGCCTTCTAAGTTGGCATCCGTTAAGTTGGCTTTGGTAAACCGGGCCGTATCCAGCGTGGCTACCCGTAAATCCGCCCCCGTCAAATCCGCCGTTTCCAAGTTGGCAGCAAAAAAGCTGACTCCCCGTAAATCCGTATGGCTGAGATTACTGTGGAACAAATTGGCTTTGGTAAATTCAGAATCCCGTAAGTCTTGCCCCGAAAAGTCAAAGTTAACCAAGGCTTCTTTGGTGTAGTTCTCGGCCTGGGCGGGAAGGGCAAACCCCAAAATCAGGAGCATGGCCAAGAGAAACGCCGCAAAAATTGACCGGGCCTGGAACTTGAACCAAGCGGGAAAATGGATGGCAACCGCCGTGACATTCAACATGGTTTGCTCCGATGAGATGCTTCCCTAAACCCAATGTAGGCGCAGGGCGTACCGTTGTAAATTGCCAAAATTATCTCAGCCAATCAGGAGTTGCTTAATAAACTTGCCTGAAATTAAAGCCGAAACAGAGCAACACCAGGCCCCCGACAATCAAATAAAATCTGGCAACCACTTGTAATTCTGTCCAACCACTCAACTCAAAATGATGATGGAGAGGGGCCATTTTGAACAGCCGTTTACCAATGCCATCGGGGCCTTTCGTGGCTTTGTAATATCCAACTTGGGCAATCACCGACAGGGACTCAGCAAAAAAGAGACCACTGAGGATAAATAACTCCCAGAGGTTTTGACTGACCAGGCCCAAACCAGCCAGAGCCGCCCCTAAGGCCAATGACCCGGTATCGCCCATGAAGACCTGGGCTGGATTGTGATTATGGACCAGAAACCCTAAACAGGCCCCACTCAGACTGGCCCCTAAAATTGTCACTTCAGGATGCTCAGCCCCCCCCAAGACGGCTAATCCCATCAAGGCAATCGCCGCCGTTCCTCCCGCCAACCCATCCAGGCCATCGGTGAGATTTAGAGCATTTCCTTCTGCCGTACAGACAAATATCCCTAGGGGCCAAAACAATAACCCCAAGGGTAAAAGCCAACCCCAAGGAAAATCAATCGTAGTCACTGTGGGATTTGCTGTAGCCAACCAAGCACAAAACCCCGCCGCCGCCAGGCCCTCAAACAGTAACCGTAACTTGGCGGACATCCCCTTATTGGACTTGCGGACTAAAACTTGCCAATCATCCCACCAGCCAATCGCACCAAAGGCCAAGGTTAATGCCGCAATTGCCAGGGCAGTTACTGGAATTTCCCCTTGAGTCACCCCAGCCCAAACTACCCCAACCCCCAGGCCGGTGGGAATCATAAAAATCCCCCCCATTGTCGGCGTACCCGTTTTCTTCAGGTGGGATTGGGGGCCATCTTCGCGGATAATTTGCCCCGCTTTTAATTGCCGTAGCAGAGGAACCACCCAAGCTCCAACCCAAGCGGTTAAGATAACTCCCAGGCCAAAGGGAAGACTTAAGGATTGTTGCCAATCAAACCCAGAACCCGTCAGGAAATCCAGGCCGAGAACCCAGAGTAATAAGGCGGTTAACAGGCCAAGAAACAGCCGTCTCCCCGTCCAAAACACTACAGGGGCCTGGGTTATCGGTTCAGACATAGGAACAATGCCACGGAAAGAGGTATCACCCTAATAGCTTACAGATCATCATCTGCTTCGTCTTCCTCCTCAAAGTCGGCCACATCGTCCGGGGCAAATTCATCAATATCGCCAATTTCGTCCAGGCCACCGCCGTCAATGATAATGTCTTTTTCAGCTTGATCCCGTTTAACCAGTCGTCCCGATTGCTCCAGCCAATCCAACACTGATAACTCGGGGCGAGCATGGGCTGCTAAATTTTTCTGTTCGAGGGGTTCTTCATACAGTGAAGGATTGTTCAGGGGCATGATCCAAACTTAACCAAATAATTCGCCATTGTTTACCATAACAAAATCAGACTCCTCTGGCGGTGACTTAAGTAGGCCGGTTCTCCCGATAAATTCTCCTCAATTTCATCTATGGAGCAGGGTAGGCTGGGATGATAATGAGTGTGCCCGTTGCGTAACGTCCTTTGAAATCTAATTACCAAGCTCTAATTCCCTATCTCAAACCCCATTGGCGCACCATTGGTTTAGCCCTAGTCTTAATGGCTGGTTTTGTCGGCTCCGTACCCTTAATTGCTTACCTAGTCGGTCAAGCCGCAGCCCTGATTGGCGCAGGGGATATTCCCGGCCTGTTGCAGTGGGTCGGGGGCGGGGCCTTGCTCTTTTTTATTCGGGGTCTCCTCCAGTTTGGGCAAGATACCCTCATGGCCCAGGCCGCTTTAGAGATGACCTTAGACATTCGCCAAAGTTTATATCGTCATTTACAGTTTCTCGGCCTGGACTATTTTGAAACGGCGGCCACCGGAGATTTAACCTATCGCCTCACGGAAGATGTGGATCGAGTTGGAGAAGTAGTCCATAAGGGATTTCATCAGTTTTTACCCGCCGCGTTAACGATGTTGACAATTTTGAGCTATTTGTTTTACCTCAACTGGCGATTAACGTTGGCAACCGCAATTGTGGCTCCCTTGATGGCTTCCCTGGTGGCCTGGTTTGGCGGCCGGATTCTCAACTTTTCCCGCCTGAGTCAAAACCGGATTTCCAATCTTTCTGCGCTCCTGACGGAGGTATTCAGTGGCATTCGTCTAGTCAAAGCCTTTGCGGCCGAAGAATATGAGATTCAGCGGTTTCACAAAGCAGCGGAAAAAAATCGCCAGGCCCGCTATGCTGCCGAACGAGTCAAAGCCATTCAACATCCTGTGGTTGGGTTTTTAGAATCCGTTAGTGTGATGATTCTGTTTTTGCTCGGGGCCTGGCAAATTGGCGCGAAGCAACTGACTGGAGCCGAATTTCTGAGTTTTGTCGCCGGGGTTGCCCTGCTGATTGATCCAATCAACGCCGTGACGGCTAACTTTAATGAATACAAACAGGCCGAGGCCTCTGTGGATCGGGTTTTTGAGCTATTTCAACTCCAACCCAATGTTCAGGAGAAAAAACAGGCCCCGCCCCTACCGCCCCTATCAGGCAAGATTGAATATCGTCATGTCTCCTTTGCCTATCGCTCTGGACAACCTGTATTACAGCAATTTAACTTACTGGCACTCCCAGGCGAAGTCATTGCCTTTGTCGGTCATTCTGGGGCCGGGAAAACCACGATTGTGAACCTCCTACCCCGCTTTTATGATCCCCAGGCCGGATCAATTCTCATAGATGGGATTGATATTCGCGGGGTTAGTCTGAGGAGCCTCCGGCAACAAATTGGCATTGTTCCTCAGGAAACGGTCTTGTTTTCCGGGACTGTGGCTCAGAATATTGCCTTTGGACAGCGGGAGTTGGACTATGAGGCGATCCGGGAGGCTGCCAAAATTGCCAATGCCGACCAATTTATTGATCAACTGCCCGAGGGCTACGAAACATGGTTAGGGGAGCGGGGGGTAAATTTATCCGGGGGACAACGTCAACGCCTAGCCATTGCCCGAGCCATACTGCTGAATCCGCGGATTTTAATTTTGGATGAAGCTACCTCAGCCTTGGATTCGACTTCGGAGCAGTTAGTTCAGGAAGCCCTAGAGCGGGCAATGCAGGATCGAACCGTGTTTATTATTGCCCATCGGTTAACAACGGTGCGCAAAGCGGATCGGATTTTGGTGATTGAACAGGGTCGGGTGGTGGAGTCCGGTTCCCATTATGAACTGATGCATCAAGAGGGGGGAACTTCCCGTTATGCCCGTTTTTATGCCCAACAGTTACCGAATTAACGACCACCGCGTCGCGCAGACTATTCTGGGAGATTAGAAACCTTGGCCAGACGACCCATCACCCATTTCTTGACTGATCTCAATCAGAGTCTTAAATGAGTCACCCTACAATGCAACGCCTTTTAGAGATCTGGTCAAGGCTATCCCGAAATCCCAAGTTTTGGCTTTTGGTGGGGCTAGGGATTGTCTTAGGTATCGCTCTGGCCGGGCCGTTGCGCTGGTTATTTGACTATGAAGCTTTGGTGGCGATGATCCGCAGTTGGGGGCCTTGGGCCGTTGTCCTGTTTGTGGGCCTATTTGCCCTATCCACAGTTGTGGGTTTGCCAGCGACATTCTTTCCCATTGCGGGAGGGGCAATTTTTGGCCTGGTTTGGGGGAGTGTTTGGGCCTTGACGGGGGCCACAGTGGGGGCGATGGGGGCGTTTTGGTTGGCTCGCTACTTGTTACATGGCTGGGCAGAGCGGAAATTTGGCAACCATAAGTATGTGACGAAGTTTAACCAGGCCGTCCAGGCTAACCCGATCTCCTTTGTCCTGGCTGTCCGTCTAGCTCCCTTTTCACCCTTTAGCTTTGTCAATTTTTTGTTTGGACTGACATCCATTGACACTTGGAGCTATGGCCTGGGTACGTTTGTTGGCTTGATTCCGAGTATTGTTCTCTATACCTGGTTTGGGGTGGCGGGAGATCAGTTGGCAGTCAGTGGCAATCCGATGCCGATTATTTTGGTCAGTCTTGGCCTGGTGCTATTGTCCGTCTTACCCATCCTTTGGAAACAGTTACGGAGGCAGCAAAGCTCTAAATCCTAGGTTAGATTCCTGGGGGGACTAGAGAGACATATTCCGCTTCAGTTCCTCGAGGGCTTCTTTTAATTCCATTTCCCGAAACGTTGCTTCTAGAG
Above is a window of Pseudocalidococcus azoricus BACA0444 DNA encoding:
- a CDS encoding pentapeptide repeat-containing protein produces the protein MLNVTAVAIHFPAWFKFQARSIFAAFLLAMLLILGFALPAQAENYTKEALVNFDFSGQDLRDSEFTKANLFHSNLSHTDLRGVSFFAANLETADLTGADLRVATLDTARFTKANLTDANLEGAFAFNTIFDGAIIDGADFTDVDLRPDARKMLCSVAKGVNPVTGRATHDTLECDYL
- a CDS encoding Get3/ArsA fold putative tail anchor-mediating ATPase NosAFP, encoding MPKVVAFLGNDIEPTAYAIAQGHAQAGQKTLILVPTPGIRFKYLCGSEFTQEPTPLTQNLDIVELRAIHSLGGAWDELRKLIRDYVPADVLGSEVYAGELMVLPGMDLFLTLNALRQHYQSGAYDVLVYAGADPTTTLRFIGLPHAVAWYYRRFGGILEDLDPVKIANAMGGPIATALLAANFDPQKFSTALSQGKEWVAKGLRAVADPQQLQVYLVTTPDPIAIKQVQWLWGASQQVQVPIAQVLVPMINPAAIEDITAAFSPLAVQGLRGNDRGLVDVASLPNLDTPLKAPPCQDIDVSQRQIKVFLPGLAKQDVKLTQFNGEITIEAADQRRHIQLPPELQNQPVTAGKFEAPYLVISF
- a CDS encoding RelA/SpoT family protein, which encodes MNALAPPVPTDILVPDWLQACLLEPNADDGQSLICRAFTFAYDLHTDQKRASGEPYIAHPVAVAGLLRDLGGGAALIAAGFLHDVIEDTVVTGEELEVQFGPEVRYLVEGVTKLSNFDFSSKTERQAETFRHLFLAMAQDIRVIIVKLADRLHNMRTLEYLKPEKQIRIAQETKDIYAPLANRLGIWRFKWELEDLSFKYLEPEAYRKMQELVADKRAIREAQLQEALNLLQERMGTLGFEHLEISGRPKHLYSIHQKMRRQQKEFHEIYDVAGIRVLVANKDECYRALAVVHDCFRSMPGRFKDYISLPKPNQYQSLHTVVIGLGGQPLEVQIRTTEMHAVAENGIAAHWKYKETGGSQPNKWNARDEKFTWLRQLLDWQNDLKDAQEYLNSVRDDLFDNEVYVFTPQGDVKSLHQGATPVDFAYHIHTEVGNHCAGARINQRIVPLDTILRNGDIVDIITQKNAHPSLDWLNFVVTETARNRIRQWYKRSHREENIQRGRELLVNELGKSGLDALLKSARMQAVAERCNYQAVDDLLAALGYGEITLSLIVNRLRETAKAVEPDAQALINLTHSSPKVIPPPSGRASESPILGIEGLVYHLAGCCSPVPGEPIIGIVTLGSRGISIHRQGCANAESIPGERLIPVRWNPQAKSNRPPTYAVDVQIEVIDRVGILKDILIRLTDNRINVSNAQVKTFPGQTAIIDLTIDVTDANQLDQTFTQIKKITDVVSLRRRQQGGSGGGKPGGDVTVPVEIPAAL
- the pedR gene encoding photosynthetic electron transport-dependent transcriptional regulator PedR; amino-acid sequence: MQTTDTQDYPLLSERELQVIELVAAGLTNQEIAVELDISKRTVDNHISNILTKTKTDNRVALVRWALQWGKVCLDHVNCCPLPTRSPLVNESQA
- the mazG gene encoding nucleoside triphosphate pyrophosphohydrolase — translated: MLPGPILTHLQVLPAAAFMAQTADLNLAQPHLITNLLAGETLLELADLLLSLYAPDYPITLIFSEQTSQTLPLKIWLQQADSPAPSQIYLPPQPTPPLSAIQALVNVVAQLRHPETGCPWDLAQTPETLTPYVIEEAYEVVAAIQDQNPQAIAEELGDLLLQVILQAQIAQESAQFTLADVATRITEKLIRRHPHVFADVELRTPEEVHLQWETIKAQEKGYDGEPPLSQKLDRYARTLPPLQAGIKIAEKATAAGFDWPDIAGVWEKFYEELAEFQESLLQGGLAEQESELGDLLFTVICLAQKSELDPIKALQGTHRRFIQRLEKMEAAIDRPLSDYSLAELETFWQQAKKALRDQAQIPSPDIPAPGPEPTSPEVTPELGES
- a CDS encoding putative PEP-binding protein, with product MTIAFLQLDQDCQCLAPGLVRSEAQCQDCLNQGAAGQILLNPQLQHLFHLEQHRVKLAASAILLNGAWEVYRANLRKPWTNLQATIRDQSTDFSWQQAAQQLQTRLPEFPIAELEPLIQVIQAWDCGYLRLIPYLSHPSPEQQFPPDFWPGLVVEVSQLSPGLGQLFGQLFQARALIQWQQRQINPLDLGLEVLIQSVVPCIATGCATFAAGVWHITAVSELADGETTMTPDRYDLEATTFKLRQTHLGQKDHANTLTPGLGVTLIPLPATIDQGMILRDDHLENLTQLLSTLPLSIQPKPLCYGWQIPTEPGLAQISRVSDQLPEHPPNSHQLHLKPLATGIIATPGQALGPALVITESMAAPDFSSQQSGFIWVVVNVNPEWLPRLRGAAGLVCERGGLASHGAILARELGLPAVIGVLDATRNIRNGDVLYLDGQTGHVAHVTEITPVLQLRPPVRFAPPPGPPPPTPRPALRTQLYVNLSQAQALEQLPKLPIAGVGLLRSENIFLERLGGQHPTLWFRENRQAQLQARFRQGLEPFFAAFAPRPIFYRSLDLRSHELRGLVGGNQYEPDEENPVLGLRGVARSCLYPELFQLELATLKQIHQRHPSPMRFVLPFVRSCEEVAFCQEQLNLAGISRVPDFELWVMAEVPGILFMLTDLAGLGVKGISIGSNDLTQLMLGVDREHSHLGQQLNENHPAVKAAIGQLIQTAQRLGLACSLCGEAASVYPDWVEWLVGLGIDGISVTPEALGRTWETLQRYQPRS